The following DNA comes from Triticum aestivum cultivar Chinese Spring chromosome 3D, IWGSC CS RefSeq v2.1, whole genome shotgun sequence.
GTATAATACCAGAACCGTCCATGTACCAACATATTTTGTGGTAAATGATTGTAATCTAAACAATACATACAATTGGAACCTCAAGATCCTCAAATTGATAAACATCACAAGTGTAAAGTTCCGCCAAAACACATTTTAATGCCTTACCTTTATATTCGGGCCGCAATCCACGCTCTTACTCCAAGGTGATGCAGAGACCGAAGTAACCAAATTCAGCACCTCTTTGATTCTGCATATTTGAAACACAAAAAAAGAAATTGCATGAACACGTGTATGTCAAAGCAAAAACACATGATTCACAAGAGGATGGAAATGGATGGATATATTCATATGAAGTCCAGTGCAAATGAATCATAAGTAAAGAAAACCCGTATGGATTGTAATCATACGGATCAAACAACCTTCGTTGGGATATTTTCGAAGGATTAAAAATCCTCTACAATTCCTTAGTCCCTTTGAATCTATGAGGACCTTAGATCTAGATCTATTGGTATTATAGACCCGAGATTTAGGATGGACAACAATCACAAGCGGTGGGTGGATCAAGGAGGCGGCCATGCGCATGACTAGTGGGCTAGGCATCGGGCAGCAGGAAGTGAATCTTATATCAATGATTTGGTGAAGATAAGAAAAGATGTTATGAGACGACGTCAGTGTTGAATTTGGAAGAAAGATAAGAGACAAGTGTGACGAGAACGCCTTCAAAGTCGTGTGGATGACTATGATATCCCATCTTTCAGATCTAGTCTAGCTGGCAATTGCCATATATTCAGATGATATTCTACCTTTGTTCCTTTTTTCTTTTGTAAGAGAGTCCGGGCATTTCTTTTTCCTATTTTCCGGTCAAGCAATCTTTTTATGAGGAAACAATCAAGCAGACTATAAAAGGAAGGAAAAGGTGTTGGATACTTACAAGTAAGGCCACCGATGAGGAAAATGTTATTCGACGCTTCACGCGCCATATATTAGTCATTTGGTAGAAAATGCACACTTGAGATTGCACACCTTTGACCGGCCCATATAACGAGCTAACAGTTCATGTTTTCTGGTATTGGGAACATTCGAATGTTCCCTCGTCTATTTTTCTTCCTTTTCCATGTTTTTCATCTACCGTTTTACCGATGCCTTTTCCTTTTTCCCTattattttccctttttattttttcataTTTAGTTTGAGAATATTTTTCAAATGCGTGAATATTTATTGAAATTCATGAATACTTTTATATTCATATATTTAATAAAACActaatatttttcaaaatattgattATATTTATACCGTGAATATTTTACAAAATTCTTATAttcttaaattcatgaaaaaataaatttataccgtgaatattttttaaataaaactGTAACGTTTTTTAAATAGTTCATATTTTCtggaaatgcatgaacatttttaaaatttctgaaaatttataCATATCCAAAATGATTTTTAAAAATCTTTAAAAATTATTGGTTTCACCATTCAAAAGAATCAAACGAGCCGATCGAGCATACTAGCAGCGAGCGAAACTTTCATGGTTTGAGGACTAGTGTGCGCTTCAGAGGCATCTTTGGCGTCTTAACCGCTAAATTGGGGGAACGACTAAACCGAGGGTAACCCATGCAAGGTCACTCCACCTGCAAAACCAGAAAAAAGAACAGGTATAAAATCAAATTTTTCCATAGTGTGTTCTTCACACGAGAAAAAATGATTCTTTTTAAAAGACCTAGAAAATACCAAACAAAATACTATTTTGAACACAAACAACCAAGCCAAATCCAAAAGGTAAAAAAAAcctaggacccccccccccctccaaaaaaTGCATGCACAAAAAAATATGCTCCCATGGATGCCCCTTACATGCGACACATGATGATGGTTGGACGCACCATGCAGCATCTGCTAGCGTGGCGTGTGCCCTGCGCCGCACACTGGGAGGCCAAAGCAGGGGTACCCGCTAGCTAGTCAGTCCCTATTATACATCATCTTGGAGAATTTGCTAATTTTTTTCTTTGAGGGGTAAATCCAAGTTTTATTGATCAAAAATCATGAAATGTGGGACACAATTCATGTCATGAGGTTGGCCAAACCACATGTGGCGTCCTGAACTAGAGTAAGCAAAAACTTGGCTAGACTATGTGCTTCATAGTTCACAGCAGATTCTTCAAAAGTAAAAGTGCAAATAGTCCGTCCTATTTTACATCATCTTGGAGATTTCGCTAAATAGTAAAAAAGAGAGTAGAATTTTGACTTTTTTTTTAGCTGTAGCAGAATTTCACTCTTTCTTTGAGGGGTAGAATTTTGCTATTTCTTTAGAAGATAATTTCGCTAAATATTTTTTTGGAGGTAAAGATAATTTCGCTAATTTTTTTTAGGGATGAGAATTTCGCtaattttttttgaggggtgagAATTTCGCTAAATAGTAGCACCCCATCGATGATCTTCTTAAAAGAGCCCATGAAAAAATCGAGCAGGCTTTCAGCAGTACAGCCTGCTTCACTACGTGATCCGAAAGGGCCCAACTTGCTCGACCGAGCCAACGCCTCGCCGAAGCAGGAAGTTTCACGGTCCAGCAGTCCCACCCCAATTCCAAACCGAAGCGGCCGCGCCGGCGTCGCACCGCTCACGACGCCGGACCCCTACTCCCCATGTCCCTTCCTcaccacctcgccgccggcgaactCCTCACCGCCCTCCGCGGCGCCTCTTGCGCCTCCTCGGCCCTCCGATTGTACCACCTCCTCCGCATCCGCCTCCCCCCCTCAGATCCCTGCTCCTTCGCCGGGCGCGCCGCCGTCTTCGCCCTCaagcccctctccgccgccggctccctccctctcctctcccacttCCACGCGCACCTCATCAGGTCCAACCTCCTCGCGTACCCCCAGGTCGCCTCATCCCTCCTGCGTTCATATTCACTCCTCTCCCCCGCGGCCGCCCACCACCTGTTCGATCAAATGCCCCCTGCCACCTGCAACCTGTTTGTTGTCAACGTCATGCTTTCGTCCCTGTGCCGTTCCTCTGACCTCGCCTCCGCACGCCTATTCTTTGACGACATCCCCGACAAGGACATCGTTTCTTGGTCGACTATGCTCGCTTGCTATTTCTCCAATAGGAGCGTAGCTGATGGCCTTGCCTTCTTCCGCACAATGACATTCACCACCACACTTGCTCCAGATTATGTAATGCTCGTTACCGTCCTCACAGGATGTGCGTCGGCTGGCTTGCTGCAGCCGTTATGCAGATCCATTCACGGGTATATTGTGCGGCGCCAGGCAGTCAGTATGCACCTCGGGACATCGCTTATTGATTGCTATGCAAAGGTTGGCCGCCTCGATTATGCTTCCCGTGTCTTTGCGCGGGTGCCCTCCAGGAAAGTGATGCACTGGACTGCAATGATTTGTGGGATGGCTATGCATTTGCATTATGACGAGGCTATCCAGCTGTTTGAGGAGATGCGCCGGCAAGGAGCGCGACCAAATGAGATGACATTCACTGCCGTGCTCAGTGTATGCGGGCATGCTGGACTGGTGGAGCAAGGGAGAGAGTTCTTTAAACTTATGGTTGAGGAATATGATCTTGAGCCAACTGTACATCACTACGGGTGCATGGTTGATATCT
Coding sequences within:
- the LOC123079448 gene encoding pentatricopeptide repeat-containing protein At1g33350, producing MSLPHHLAAGELLTALRGASCASSALRLYHLLRIRLPPSDPCSFAGRAAVFALKPLSAAGSLPLLSHFHAHLIRSNLLAYPQVASSLLRSYSLLSPAAAHHLFDQMPPATCNLFVVNVMLSSLCRSSDLASARLFFDDIPDKDIVSWSTMLACYFSNRSVADGLAFFRTMTFTTTLAPDYVMLVTVLTGCASAGLLQPLCRSIHGYIVRRQAVSMHLGTSLIDCYAKVGRLDYASRVFARVPSRKVMHWTAMICGMAMHLHYDEAIQLFEEMRRQGARPNEMTFTAVLSVCGHAGLVEQGREFFKLMVEEYDLEPTVHHYGCMVDIFAKAGQLEDAYEVIKTMRVEPNVIIWTSLLAACKRFKNFDIAMEGLEKVLAMEISDENGGLYTLISDLYAMGGRWDDALKVRRLMEEHNVRKNRGSSSIKAREAPGLIVPAVS